From the Actinomycetota bacterium genome, one window contains:
- a CDS encoding PD-(D/E)XK nuclease family protein translates to MTYRMHASHLNMACDCLAQFELVHILGKRSKPGFALFCGDGAHGSSAKDLTHKRDAGELLPLEEVQDTARDTIMASYERSVDEVGGPRLINDEQDAKGEKAILAETIDMGVALATLHHDKLAPVLVPDRIEHEWSLEVSNYPVSFAGKLDLQEKPTEIPGILHDLKTVGATPSGDPIDSSIQMTLYSLWSKQYDGYSPPLALDYLVKLKTPKVKTFVGSKTARDYEAFFNRVAAIYETILAGNFPPTNPSNYKCSRAYCGFFKNGCRHR, encoded by the coding sequence GTGACCTACCGTATGCACGCATCACACTTAAACATGGCATGTGATTGCTTGGCTCAGTTTGAACTTGTGCACATCTTGGGGAAACGGTCGAAGCCGGGATTCGCACTTTTCTGCGGGGATGGGGCACACGGATCTTCTGCAAAGGATCTGACCCACAAGAGAGATGCTGGTGAGTTGCTACCGCTTGAGGAAGTTCAGGACACGGCGCGCGACACTATAATGGCCTCCTACGAGCGGTCGGTTGATGAAGTCGGCGGGCCTAGACTGATAAACGACGAACAGGACGCGAAGGGCGAGAAGGCCATACTGGCTGAAACAATAGACATGGGGGTTGCCTTAGCAACGCTGCACCACGACAAGTTGGCCCCTGTTTTAGTGCCAGACCGCATCGAGCATGAATGGTCCCTTGAAGTTAGTAACTACCCGGTGAGTTTCGCAGGGAAACTCGACTTGCAAGAGAAACCGACTGAAATACCTGGCATTCTCCACGACCTGAAAACCGTGGGTGCTACCCCCAGCGGAGATCCCATAGATAGCAGTATTCAGATGACCCTTTATTCCCTGTGGTCAAAACAATACGATGGTTACTCACCGCCTTTGGCATTGGATTACCTCGTAAAGTTAAAAACCCCGAAGGTCAAAACTTTCGTGGGAAGCAAGACAGCACGAGACTATGAAGCCTTTTTCAATCGTGTAGCCGCGATTTACGAAACGATCCTGGCGGGAAATTTCCCACCCACAAACCCGAGTAACTATAAATGCAGCCGCGCTTATTGCGGCTTCTTCAAGAATGGATGCCGTCACAGGTAA